The Nicotiana tabacum cultivar K326 chromosome 14, ASM71507v2, whole genome shotgun sequence genome contains a region encoding:
- the LOC107823557 gene encoding photosystem I reaction center subunit II, chloroplastic — MAMASQASLFTSSISGPKTAALWKQSVSSFSAPKPSKSAVTYRPIKAMADEKAQSATKEAEPAAPVGFTPPQLDPSTPSPIFGGSTGGLLRKAQVEEFYVITWESPKEQIFEMPTGGAAIMREGPNLLKLARKEQCLALGTRLRSKYKINYRFYRVFPNGEVQYLHPKDGVYPEKVNPGRQGVGQNFRSIGKNKSPIEVKFTGKQVYDI, encoded by the coding sequence ATGGCCATGGCATCCCAAGCTTCCCTTTTCACCTCATCTATCTCTGGCCCGAAAACAGCCGCCCTTTGGAAGCAATCCGTTTCTTCCTTCTCCGCCCCTAAACCATCTAAGTCCGCGGTGACATACCGTCCTATCAAGGCTATGGCAGATGAGAAGGCCCAATCGGCCACCAAAGAGGCCGAGCCAGCAGCACCAGTGGGCTTCACACCACCACAATTGGACCCAAGCACCCCATCTCCTATCTTTGGTGGAAGCACTGGTGGGCTTCTTCGTAAGGCCCAAGTTGAGGAGTTTTATGTGATCACTTGGGAATCACCTAAGGAACAGATCTTTGAAATGCCCACTGGTGGTGCTGCCATCATGAGAGAAGGCCCAAATTTGCTCAAATTGGCCCGTAAAGAACAGTGCTTGGCACTTGGTACTAGGCTTAGGTCCAAATACAAGATTAACTATAGATTTTACAGAGTTTTCCCTAACGGTGAAGTCCAATACTTGCACCCAAAAGATGGTGTGTACCCAGAAAAAGTGAACCCGGGCCGTCAAGGAGTTGGGCAGAATTTTAGATCCATTGGTAAGAATAAGAGCCCAATTGAAGTCAAGTTTACAGGCAAACAAGTGTATGATATTTAA